A genomic segment from Peribacillus sp. ACCC06369 encodes:
- the bioF gene encoding 8-amino-7-oxononanoate synthase: MHSEKQLSWEEKIKKELAYLEEISQKRELVTTEFAEQPWLMIDGCRMLNLASNNYLGYAGDERLKKAMVDAVHTYGAGATASRLIIGNHPLYEQAEQALVNWKKAEAGLIINSGYNANLGIISALVSRNDLIYSDKLNHASIVDGTLLSRAKHLRYQHNDLDHLEALLKKSSIEARKLIVTDTIFSMDGDFAYLEDLVRLKERYNAILMTDEAHGSGIYGKNGEGYACHLHLQKKIDIQMGTFSKALGSFGAYVVGKKWLIDYLKNRMRGFIYSTALPPAILGAIKTAIELVQEEPERRTLLQMNSEYFREKLTYYGFNICGSQSQIVPIVIGENEKTMKFAKRLRKEGIAAIAVRPPTVPENEARIRFTMTALHDKKDLEWAVEKISIIGKEMGVIE; encoded by the coding sequence ATGCACAGTGAAAAACAATTATCTTGGGAAGAAAAAATAAAGAAAGAACTTGCTTATTTAGAAGAGATATCACAAAAGCGTGAACTCGTAACAACGGAATTTGCCGAGCAGCCATGGCTTATGATCGACGGGTGCAGGATGCTAAATCTAGCTTCTAATAACTATTTAGGATATGCAGGAGATGAAAGGTTGAAAAAAGCCATGGTTGATGCAGTACATACATATGGTGCAGGAGCAACGGCTTCACGGTTAATTATTGGCAATCATCCTCTTTACGAGCAAGCAGAACAAGCTCTTGTCAATTGGAAGAAAGCAGAAGCAGGACTCATTATCAACAGTGGCTATAACGCAAACCTTGGAATTATCTCCGCCCTGGTGTCTCGTAACGATTTAATTTATAGCGATAAATTGAATCATGCAAGCATTGTCGATGGCACTCTTTTGAGCCGTGCGAAACATTTGCGATATCAGCATAATGATTTAGATCATTTAGAAGCATTATTGAAAAAGTCATCAATTGAAGCACGTAAATTAATCGTGACGGATACAATCTTCAGCATGGACGGTGACTTTGCTTACCTTGAGGATCTTGTTCGGTTAAAAGAACGTTATAATGCAATATTAATGACTGATGAAGCACACGGAAGCGGCATCTACGGTAAGAACGGTGAAGGTTATGCCTGTCATCTCCACCTTCAAAAAAAAATAGATATCCAAATGGGTACTTTCAGCAAAGCGCTCGGTTCATTCGGAGCCTATGTTGTCGGGAAAAAATGGCTTATCGACTATTTAAAAAATCGCATGCGCGGATTCATTTATTCAACTGCACTTCCCCCAGCCATACTTGGTGCTATAAAAACAGCGATTGAACTTGTGCAAGAAGAGCCAGAGCGCCGCACACTACTCCAAATGAATTCGGAATACTTTAGAGAAAAACTCACATATTACGGGTTTAATATTTGTGGAAGTCAATCACAAATTGTTCCCATTGTCATCGGAGAAAACGAAAAAACGATGAAATTTGCCAAACGTTTGCGGAAAGAAGGAATTGCAGCTATCGCTGTCAGGCCGCCGACCGTTCCTGAAAATGAGGCGAGAATCCGGTTTACCATGACAGCTCTCCACGATAAAAAAGATCTTGAGTGGGCAGTTGAAAAAATTTCGATTATTGGAAAAGAAATGGGTGTTATTGAATGA
- a CDS encoding ABC transporter ATP-binding protein, with protein sequence MMGDKLFFENVSKIYGEGDNKVTALDNISLNVRAGEFVAIVGPSGSGKSTFLSIAGALLSPSKGRLLLNDEDITTLSPKELTRVRLEKIGFVFQSSNLVPYLTVRDQLLLLSELIGRRDKKIVKKADELLSHLGLGHRAGHLPEELSGGERQRVAIARSLMNDPEIILADEPTASLDSKRGRDVVEMLAHEVKSRNKAAIMVTHDERMLDLCDRVVNITDGKVFE encoded by the coding sequence ATGATGGGGGATAAGCTTTTTTTTGAAAACGTCAGTAAGATTTATGGGGAAGGCGATAATAAGGTGACAGCCCTTGATAATATTTCGCTGAATGTGAGAGCGGGGGAATTCGTCGCCATCGTGGGTCCTTCAGGCTCAGGGAAAAGTACTTTTCTTTCAATAGCAGGTGCGTTACTTTCCCCGAGCAAAGGTCGCTTACTGCTGAATGATGAGGATATTACAACATTATCCCCAAAGGAATTGACTAGAGTACGCCTTGAAAAGATCGGATTTGTATTCCAATCGTCGAATCTTGTGCCATATCTCACCGTACGAGATCAGCTTCTGCTACTTTCTGAACTGATTGGCAGGCGGGATAAAAAAATTGTGAAAAAAGCGGACGAATTGCTTAGCCACCTTGGACTTGGACATCGGGCAGGTCACTTGCCAGAAGAACTGTCGGGCGGTGAGAGGCAGCGTGTAGCCATCGCCCGTTCGCTGATGAATGATCCAGAAATCATTTTAGCGGATGAACCAACCGCAAGTCTTGATTCCAAAAGAGGCAGGGATGTTGTTGAAATGCTTGCACATGAGGTGAAATCAAGAAATAAAGCGGCCATCATGGTAACGCACGATGAAAGAATGTTAGATTTATGTGATCGAGTGGTCAATATTACAGATGGCAAGGTATTTGAATGA
- a CDS encoding T7SS effector LXG polymorphic toxin, whose amino-acid sequence MKIYEAKTLTAATKSRAKQYEELKKEVTALKKEFQGIVGLDNEFQGAGAAAIKSFYEAQIEVADAWMELFTTQISFLEGIPASLEEADLSGNTVVEVPFLDGEVSTGINRAKSLVDEQANDLQRILNSIDDILPLDMFNQKDFNEKITLAGQRLDDTVTKVENVDRQLVEEYDVSVGQENVAVGLFRALLDATKQDGNVSPMTFNQSAFKNSDVYQVKDEVAGQMKDYQTFKKQQAEAQKIEREMEELENRPWYEKAWDTTKTFTGEFTGYYDSIRASTGVDPVTGRKLSDAERIAAGAMAAAGFIPVVGWAGRAIKGGSAIYKTAKGLNAANHALDAYKTTKGFSLLQKTEYGIYGLLAANGLGEAVTGKDMFGNQLTEEQRQNGLLMAIGIGGVAGAAKYVDSRQLKNISEQTTNGRKVKTQFDSKKLKDLQGFNIKIDDVLKNVGMTSSEFKELKLKSHDELTDLEVEKLKTIREAVPPITRTTILQKTIPGQDIEKYLDGTYSEIGGYVAKAEDVHDIKLYDDFVESLRLDYTDWNGKRPFPEGGSTYGVIKFMTQKVDNVYVPYGEKFGGLNTDGPPCTLNGFTGSRNDKVIPEFKFEGRFLPKNGAELYKVENGEEILVGIFDGREKKFTSVI is encoded by the coding sequence TAACGAGTTTCAAGGGGCCGGTGCCGCAGCCATCAAAAGCTTTTATGAAGCACAAATCGAGGTGGCCGACGCCTGGATGGAACTATTCACTACCCAGATCAGTTTTTTGGAAGGCATTCCAGCCAGTCTGGAAGAGGCGGACCTATCCGGAAATACGGTGGTCGAGGTTCCCTTTTTAGATGGCGAAGTCTCGACCGGCATTAACCGAGCGAAGTCGCTTGTCGATGAACAAGCGAACGATCTCCAAAGGATCCTGAATAGCATTGACGATATCCTGCCTCTTGATATGTTCAACCAAAAGGACTTTAATGAAAAAATCACGCTGGCCGGACAAAGGCTGGACGACACCGTGACAAAGGTCGAGAATGTCGACCGGCAATTGGTCGAGGAATATGATGTGTCCGTCGGGCAGGAAAACGTGGCCGTTGGCCTCTTCCGCGCCTTGCTTGATGCCACCAAACAGGACGGCAACGTTTCGCCGATGACGTTCAACCAATCGGCATTTAAGAATAGTGACGTCTATCAAGTGAAGGATGAAGTCGCCGGTCAGATGAAAGACTATCAGACCTTCAAAAAGCAACAAGCCGAAGCCCAGAAAATCGAACGTGAAATGGAAGAACTCGAAAACCGCCCGTGGTATGAAAAAGCCTGGGATACCACAAAAACCTTTACAGGGGAATTCACGGGATATTATGATTCAATCAGGGCCTCAACCGGAGTCGATCCAGTAACGGGCCGCAAGCTGTCCGATGCTGAAAGAATCGCAGCCGGCGCCATGGCGGCCGCTGGATTCATCCCCGTCGTCGGCTGGGCCGGCCGGGCAATCAAGGGCGGCAGCGCCATCTACAAAACGGCCAAAGGACTCAACGCGGCGAACCACGCGCTCGATGCCTATAAAACAACAAAAGGCTTTAGCCTCCTCCAGAAAACCGAATACGGGATATACGGACTCCTCGCAGCCAACGGCCTCGGCGAAGCAGTCACCGGCAAGGACATGTTCGGCAACCAGCTAACCGAGGAACAGCGCCAGAACGGGCTGTTGATGGCAATTGGCATCGGCGGTGTGGCAGGTGCGGCTAAGTATGTGGATAGTCGACAGCTTAAAAATATTAGTGAACAAACAACTAACGGTAGAAAAGTTAAAACCCAATTTGACTCAAAAAAATTAAAGGACCTACAAGGCTTTAATATTAAAATAGATGATGTACTCAAAAATGTGGGCATGACCTCGTCAGAGTTTAAAGAATTAAAATTAAAATCGCATGATGAGTTAACGGATTTGGAAGTAGAAAAATTAAAAACAATTAGAGAAGCTGTTCCACCTATTACAAGGACAACTATTTTACAGAAAACCATTCCAGGGCAGGATATAGAAAAATACTTAGATGGCACATATTCTGAAATTGGAGGTTACGTTGCAAAAGCCGAAGATGTTCATGATATAAAGCTTTATGATGATTTCGTTGAAAGTTTGAGGTTAGATTATACGGATTGGAATGGGAAAAGACCATTTCCAGAAGGAGGAAGTACCTACGGTGTTATAAAATTTATGACACAAAAAGTAGATAATGTATATGTTCCATATGGGGAGAAATTTGGGGGCTTAAATACAGATGGTCCTCCATGTACACTAAACGGTTTTACGGGGTCTAGAAATGATAAAGTAATACCTGAATTTAAATTTGAAGGTAGATTCCTACCGAAAAATGGCGCAGAATTATATAAAGTTGAAAATGGCGAAGAAATATTAGTCGGGATTTTTGATGGTAGAGAGAAGAAGTTTACATCTGTAATATAA
- a CDS encoding ABC transporter permease has protein sequence MFLALRELKHSKLRYLLIGLIMVLVALLVFIISGLANGLSSDNASSIQNMKADYFVMEHESKNKLNRSIISMEKLDEIRASSDVKAAEGLGQMMITLNKIGSSEKTDVTIFATDASGILAPKVIEGTNYDNKKQGEVVADRSLKEVGYKLGDSLKDDLSGKVFTIVGFTEKQSYSHSPVVYMNVKGWQEINPALKNQEKDSISTIAVQMASKAEGNVRESLPEGVTLISKEESLQSIPGFKEEQGTLTMMIAFLFVIAAFVLAVFFYVITLQKTNQFGVLKALGANTGYLAKSIVGQVMLLAVTCIAISVALTYGVTLIMPEGMPFELSTDLVIKYSVLLLVVSVLGSLLSLYRVSKIDAIEAIGRVS, from the coding sequence ATGTTTTTGGCATTACGTGAACTAAAGCATTCAAAGTTACGTTATCTGCTGATTGGACTGATCATGGTATTGGTCGCTTTGCTTGTCTTTATCATTTCCGGATTAGCTAATGGACTTTCTTCAGATAATGCTTCATCCATACAAAACATGAAGGCCGACTATTTCGTTATGGAGCATGAGTCTAAAAATAAATTGAACCGATCCATCATATCCATGGAAAAGCTAGATGAAATCCGTGCCTCGTCGGATGTTAAAGCAGCCGAAGGGCTAGGGCAAATGATGATCACATTGAATAAAATCGGCTCATCGGAGAAAACGGATGTCACCATTTTTGCGACCGATGCTAGTGGAATTTTAGCACCGAAGGTCATAGAAGGAACCAACTATGACAATAAGAAACAAGGTGAAGTCGTTGCAGATCGTTCTTTAAAAGAAGTGGGTTATAAATTGGGTGATTCACTTAAAGATGACCTATCAGGTAAGGTTTTCACCATTGTTGGTTTTACTGAAAAGCAATCTTACAGCCATTCACCGGTAGTTTACATGAATGTTAAGGGGTGGCAGGAGATTAATCCTGCATTGAAAAATCAAGAGAAAGATTCAATCAGCACAATAGCTGTGCAAATGGCTTCGAAGGCAGAAGGAAATGTACGTGAATCATTGCCTGAAGGCGTAACGCTCATTTCGAAAGAAGAATCACTTCAGAGTATACCAGGCTTCAAAGAGGAACAGGGTACATTGACGATGATGATTGCCTTCTTGTTTGTCATAGCAGCTTTCGTTTTGGCTGTATTCTTTTATGTGATTACCTTGCAGAAGACGAATCAATTTGGAGTCCTTAAAGCACTCGGGGCCAATACCGGCTACCTGGCAAAAAGTATCGTTGGTCAAGTAATGCTGCTTGCCGTGACATGTATAGCCATCAGTGTTGCACTGACATATGGCGTCACTTTAATCATGCCAGAAGGAATGCCATTTGAATTGAGTACAGATTTGGTCATTAAATATTCCGTGTTACTTTTGGTTGTATCCGTATTGGGTTCGCTGCTATCACTATACCGAGTATCGAAGATAGATGCGATTGAAGCAATAGGGAGGGTATCATGA
- a CDS encoding response regulator transcription factor: MFSQCYKRSGDVVSLIHILIADDDRHIRELLKFHLEKEGYMVSEAKDGNEASMILEKERIHLAVVDIMMPFKNGLDLCKEIRDQYDLPVILLTAKDQLIDKEKGYFAGTDDYLVKPFEPRELLFRIKALLRRYRMVNSESISLNQTVIDRKSYEVRLNGSTLLLPLKEFELLAQLGSFPDQVFTREQLIELVWGADFEGDDRTVDVHIKRLRERFAGRTNDFVITTVRGLGYKLEVNKK; encoded by the coding sequence ATGTTTAGCCAGTGCTATAAAAGAAGTGGAGATGTGGTTTCTTTGATACATATATTAATTGCGGATGATGATCGGCATATTCGGGAGTTGCTTAAATTTCACTTGGAAAAGGAAGGGTACATGGTATCTGAAGCGAAGGACGGGAATGAAGCTTCCATGATACTGGAGAAGGAACGGATCCATCTTGCCGTTGTTGATATTATGATGCCGTTTAAAAACGGACTGGATCTTTGTAAGGAAATCCGGGATCAATATGATCTGCCGGTCATTTTATTGACAGCTAAAGATCAACTTATCGATAAGGAAAAGGGGTACTTTGCGGGTACGGATGATTACCTCGTAAAGCCATTTGAGCCACGGGAACTTCTATTTCGGATAAAAGCGCTATTGCGAAGGTACCGTATGGTGAATTCTGAATCCATTTCATTGAATCAAACGGTCATTGACCGTAAAAGTTATGAGGTACGACTAAATGGGAGTACGCTGCTCCTACCGCTTAAGGAATTTGAGCTGCTGGCTCAGCTGGGGAGTTTTCCTGATCAGGTCTTTACGCGTGAGCAGCTTATTGAATTGGTGTGGGGTGCTGATTTTGAAGGGGATGATCGGACGGTTGATGTCCATATTAAACGGTTAAGAGAACGTTTTGCCGGGCGGACCAATGATTTTGTTATAACGACAGTCCGTGGCTTAGGTTATAAACTGGAGGTCAACAAGAAGTGA
- the bioC gene encoding malonyl-ACP O-methyltransferase BioC yields the protein MIDKRLLSKRFSEHAKTYDAYANVQKNMAKQLVDLLPQKNTNHKINILEIGCGTGYLTRLLVKTFPNATITAVDLAPGMVEVAKGMTKDDRVTFLCADIEEMALNENYDMIISNATFQWLNNLPATLEKLCTRLTAEGSLIFSTFGIDTFQELHRSYEHAKEKLQLSIDSSPGQMFYTLEELSQVCEEALPFSPAFPIEITKKEKLELEYFQTVREFFTSIKKIGAANSNKENYCQRPSFFRELINIYDTEYRDESGVKATYHCLFFKIKKHG from the coding sequence ATGATTGATAAACGATTGTTAAGTAAGCGGTTCAGTGAACACGCGAAAACATATGATGCGTACGCCAATGTTCAAAAAAACATGGCAAAACAATTAGTGGATTTGCTTCCTCAAAAAAACACCAATCATAAAATCAATATTCTTGAAATCGGCTGCGGCACTGGTTACTTAACCAGGTTACTAGTCAAAACATTCCCTAATGCCACTATTACCGCTGTTGATTTAGCACCAGGAATGGTTGAAGTGGCAAAAGGAATGACAAAGGATGACCGTGTTACTTTTTTATGTGCTGATATCGAAGAAATGGCGCTTAATGAAAATTACGATATGATTATCTCTAATGCAACGTTTCAATGGCTGAATAATCTTCCTGCAACCCTTGAAAAACTGTGTACACGATTAACGGCTGAAGGGAGCCTGATATTTTCAACGTTTGGAATTGATACCTTTCAAGAGCTTCATAGGTCATATGAACATGCGAAAGAAAAGCTTCAACTTTCCATTGATAGTTCACCAGGCCAAATGTTTTACACTCTAGAAGAATTATCTCAAGTTTGTGAAGAAGCACTCCCCTTTTCACCAGCATTTCCAATCGAGATAACAAAAAAAGAAAAGCTTGAACTAGAGTACTTTCAGACAGTACGTGAATTTTTCACTTCAATTAAAAAGATTGGTGCAGCTAACAGCAACAAAGAAAACTACTGCCAGCGCCCTTCCTTTTTTCGAGAGTTGATCAACATATACGACACAGAATACCGAGATGAATCAGGTGTGAAAGCAACCTATCACTGTTTGTTCTTTAAAATTAAAAAACATGGTTAA
- a CDS encoding DUF445 domain-containing protein, which produces MSPKIKSSRKIARYSLIIMGAGYIATTPFQGSLPLDLLHGGFEAGLVGGLADWFAVTALFRHPLGLPIPHTALLPNNRKRMTNALVSMLKNDWLSKESIQDKVKHISFTEKLIPILVKEIQSDTFRKVLIKLIKQMIGYLDIEKITPFVAKKIKASLSNIDMSKILHLVSSQLLNEEFDKKALDHVLKKAEDWLGKKQTSHRLGTVSMDVLSKIELEGMLQFAVKSIQSLLNEEKLGNIIQNLLLSVVNNLQNEDEPNREALILYIRKEIQGINHNRELLEGVEKWKNQLLTKWEPEATIKGSLQQIQQEALDFVEDEHFLDTYLTPMIHHILDNIKENSTHIDQWIQKQITVLIENNHTQIGNLVQENLDKLDNETLIDMMENGVGKDLQWIRVNGAVCGFIIGLILTGAQALLKLL; this is translated from the coding sequence ATGTCACCAAAAATAAAATCGTCTAGAAAAATTGCTAGGTATTCACTAATTATCATGGGGGCGGGTTATATTGCAACCACTCCATTTCAAGGTTCTTTACCGTTGGATTTATTACATGGAGGGTTTGAAGCAGGTCTAGTTGGAGGATTGGCAGATTGGTTTGCAGTCACTGCATTATTCCGCCATCCGCTTGGATTACCAATCCCCCATACAGCGCTTTTGCCCAACAATCGTAAAAGAATGACAAATGCACTTGTTTCGATGTTAAAAAACGACTGGCTTTCTAAGGAAAGTATTCAGGACAAAGTAAAACATATTTCTTTTACTGAGAAATTGATCCCTATTTTAGTAAAAGAGATACAAAGTGATACTTTTAGAAAAGTCCTGATTAAACTTATCAAGCAAATGATTGGTTATTTAGATATTGAAAAGATTACACCTTTCGTTGCAAAAAAAATTAAAGCATCACTTTCTAACATAGACATGAGTAAGATTCTACATTTAGTAAGTTCACAGTTACTTAACGAAGAGTTTGATAAGAAGGCTTTGGATCATGTTTTGAAAAAAGCTGAAGATTGGTTAGGAAAAAAACAAACCAGTCACCGTCTTGGCACTGTTTCCATGGATGTACTCAGCAAGATTGAACTGGAAGGTATGCTTCAGTTTGCCGTTAAATCCATTCAAAGCCTACTTAACGAAGAGAAACTTGGGAATATCATACAAAACCTGTTATTAAGTGTCGTAAATAATTTACAAAACGAGGACGAACCGAATAGAGAGGCTTTAATCTTATATATCAGGAAAGAGATACAAGGCATTAACCATAACCGGGAACTGTTAGAAGGAGTTGAAAAATGGAAAAATCAACTTCTGACAAAATGGGAGCCTGAAGCGACAATAAAGGGAAGTCTACAACAAATTCAACAAGAAGCTTTGGATTTCGTCGAAGATGAACATTTCTTGGATACGTATCTGACTCCAATGATTCATCACATACTGGACAATATTAAAGAAAATAGCACCCACATCGATCAATGGATACAGAAACAAATTACTGTTCTCATTGAAAACAATCATACGCAGATCGGCAATCTTGTACAAGAAAATTTAGATAAGCTAGACAATGAAACGCTGATTGATATGATGGAAAATGGTGTAGGAAAAGACTTACAATGGATTCGTGTGAACGGAGCGGTCTGTGGTTTTATAATAGGGCTTATCCTAACAGGTGCACAGGCTCTACTTAAGCTATTATAA
- a CDS encoding alpha/beta hydrolase, which translates to MKMPNLVMLPGWGMEKGAFQPLIQPLSEVFNLSFIEWRDMKTLNDFEERVIDTIASIDGPIYLLSWSLGSLISLELASTYREKIKGFILFGATSRFTTGENYSFGWDRLIVERMKKQLQRNKEKTLTSFYEAMFSEAEKEEGFYHQFNATIQREFHGDEVFSLSIGLDYLLQKDARVNLDRIETPFLLIHGREDKICPLEASSFIKENLGGKSEFHIMEGAGHIPFFTKPQECVQHIKTFIQKEYIHD; encoded by the coding sequence ATGAAAATGCCGAATTTAGTCATGCTTCCAGGCTGGGGAATGGAAAAAGGGGCGTTTCAACCGTTAATTCAACCGTTGTCTGAAGTATTTAACCTTTCATTTATAGAATGGAGAGATATGAAAACACTAAATGACTTTGAAGAAAGAGTCATAGACACAATCGCATCCATCGATGGTCCTATTTATTTACTGAGCTGGTCATTAGGATCACTAATATCACTGGAACTTGCAAGTACGTATCGAGAAAAAATAAAAGGTTTTATACTTTTTGGCGCAACAAGTCGGTTTACCACAGGAGAAAATTATTCATTTGGCTGGGATCGACTTATTGTCGAGCGCATGAAGAAACAACTACAGCGTAATAAAGAGAAGACTTTGACTTCCTTTTATGAAGCAATGTTTTCCGAAGCTGAAAAAGAAGAAGGTTTTTATCATCAATTCAACGCGACAATTCAACGTGAATTTCATGGAGATGAGGTGTTTTCTCTTTCTATAGGTTTGGATTATTTACTTCAGAAAGATGCTAGAGTAAATCTAGACAGGATTGAAACCCCCTTTTTATTGATTCATGGGAGGGAAGACAAAATTTGTCCACTCGAAGCCTCATCTTTCATTAAAGAAAATCTGGGTGGGAAATCAGAGTTTCATATTATGGAAGGTGCAGGTCATATTCCATTTTTCACAAAACCACAGGAATGTGTGCAGCATATCAAAACATTTATTCAAAAGGAGTACATTCATGATTGA
- a CDS encoding HAMP domain-containing sensor histidine kinase codes for MKTLYFRIVIQTILIMVLASVIAFLISNVYYHQVQKPNNGEKIKKVASDIVSLYEENPDQDIDAYLNHIAGLHYQMYLFNEQGEGTLYGEPFRETGLDRDTISGVLNGKTYQGIANYNNGLFITGFFEDVLINSIGVPMNVNGEKHALFVRPNIELQFGEFRFFLAVLLVLTLLLSFLFVIINTRFIVKPITKLTEATKRIADGDYSSELNVTRSDEIGDLAQNFSKMTQSIQRLDDMRQEFVSNVSHEIQSPLASIQGFSQTLQSEELTKERRNQYLSIIEKESRRMSLLSKQLLLLASLDKEEDPLQRSNFDLAQQIRQVLFMLEWNWREKDMVIEMDLPSTLISADEKLLNQVWTNLITNSIKYSENGSSIDIRVKRIGSAVEVMIADTGMGIPVEDLPYIFDRFYKVDKVRNRSETSSGLGLSIMKKTVELHGGTIEVQSELGKGTTFYIQLPLM; via the coding sequence GTGAAAACACTCTATTTCAGGATAGTTATTCAAACCATTTTGATCATGGTGCTTGCCAGTGTCATCGCCTTTTTGATTTCCAATGTCTATTATCATCAGGTTCAAAAACCCAACAATGGTGAGAAGATAAAGAAAGTTGCAAGTGATATCGTCTCCTTATATGAGGAAAATCCTGATCAGGATATTGATGCGTATTTAAATCATATTGCAGGATTGCACTATCAAATGTATCTATTTAATGAGCAGGGTGAAGGAACTTTATATGGTGAGCCGTTTCGGGAAACTGGTTTGGATCGAGATACGATTTCCGGTGTTTTGAACGGGAAGACCTATCAAGGGATTGCCAATTATAATAATGGGTTGTTTATTACCGGATTTTTTGAAGATGTACTGATTAATAGCATTGGGGTCCCGATGAACGTCAATGGCGAAAAACATGCATTGTTTGTAAGGCCGAATATAGAGCTGCAGTTTGGTGAATTCCGCTTTTTTCTTGCAGTTTTGCTTGTTCTCACGCTCCTTCTCAGCTTTTTATTTGTGATCATTAACACGCGTTTCATCGTTAAGCCAATTACGAAATTAACGGAAGCTACAAAGAGGATTGCCGATGGAGATTATAGTAGTGAATTGAACGTTACCCGTAGTGATGAAATTGGAGATTTGGCTCAAAATTTCTCGAAAATGACTCAAAGCATACAGCGGTTAGATGATATGAGGCAGGAGTTCGTATCGAATGTATCTCATGAAATTCAATCTCCGCTTGCATCCATCCAAGGTTTTTCTCAAACCCTCCAATCGGAAGAATTAACAAAGGAACGAAGAAATCAGTACTTGTCCATTATTGAAAAAGAAAGCAGGCGTATGTCGTTGTTAAGCAAACAGCTGCTCCTGCTTGCTTCGTTGGATAAAGAAGAAGATCCGCTGCAACGGTCCAATTTCGATTTAGCGCAACAAATACGGCAAGTGTTGTTCATGCTTGAATGGAATTGGCGGGAAAAGGATATGGTGATCGAAATGGATTTGCCTTCAACCCTCATTTCTGCAGATGAGAAACTTTTAAATCAAGTATGGACGAATTTGATAACCAATAGCATTAAATACTCGGAAAACGGCAGTTCGATTGATATTCGGGTTAAAAGAATAGGCAGTGCTGTTGAAGTGATGATCGCGGATACGGGCATGGGAATTCCAGTAGAAGACCTCCCTTATATCTTTGATCGCTTTTATAAAGTCGACAAAGTGAGGAACAGGAGTGAAACAAGCAGCGGATTAGGACTTTCGATTATGAAAAAGACGGTTGAACTTCATGGGGGAACGATCGAAGTTCAAAGCGAACTTGGTAAAGGGACCACTTTTTATATACAGTTGCCCCTTATGTAA
- a CDS encoding bile acid:sodium symporter family protein, giving the protein MGVVEKISGFAGKTFTLWVIIFAVIAYILPNHFVWIGDYIVPLLGIVMFGMGLTLSTSDFKEVFRRPKEVALGVAGHFIIMPLLAFVLAIGFDLPKEVAVGVILVGCCPSGTASNVMVFLARGNVALAVAIASVSTILAPIVTPLLILLLASKWVNISIGSLFISIIQVVIIPLMLGFIVKKFFGKQAEAGAKALPLVSVISIVLIVSAVVAGSQAQLAKTGLLIFAVVVLHNVLGFLLGFFFARLCGMDLAKQKAVAMEVGMQNSGLGVAIATAHFSPLAAVPSAIFSVWHNISGSVLAYIFSRMKDKKNVRTVKNNSIKADAS; this is encoded by the coding sequence ATGGGAGTAGTAGAGAAAATCAGCGGATTTGCTGGTAAAACATTTACCTTATGGGTCATTATATTTGCAGTTATTGCGTATATCTTACCTAATCATTTTGTATGGATTGGAGACTATATTGTTCCATTATTAGGAATTGTCATGTTTGGCATGGGACTTACATTATCAACATCGGATTTCAAAGAAGTTTTCCGACGTCCGAAAGAAGTGGCACTAGGGGTAGCAGGACATTTTATCATTATGCCATTATTGGCATTTGTATTAGCAATAGGGTTCGATTTGCCCAAAGAAGTGGCTGTTGGTGTTATTTTGGTAGGATGTTGCCCTAGTGGAACAGCTTCAAATGTCATGGTGTTTCTTGCGAGAGGAAATGTTGCGCTTGCAGTTGCCATTGCTTCTGTTTCCACTATTCTAGCGCCTATCGTAACTCCCCTGCTTATTCTGCTCTTGGCAAGTAAATGGGTCAATATCAGTATTGGGTCATTATTCATTTCCATAATTCAAGTGGTGATTATCCCACTGATGCTTGGATTCATTGTTAAAAAGTTTTTCGGTAAACAGGCAGAGGCAGGTGCAAAGGCTTTACCTCTAGTATCTGTCATTTCTATCGTTCTGATCGTATCAGCCGTAGTAGCTGGCAGCCAAGCTCAGCTGGCTAAAACAGGTTTGCTTATTTTTGCAGTAGTCGTTCTTCATAATGTTCTTGGTTTTTTACTCGGCTTTTTCTTTGCTCGTTTATGCGGGATGGATTTAGCTAAACAGAAAGCTGTTGCAATGGAGGTTGGTATGCAAAACTCTGGTTTGGGTGTAGCTATAGCAACAGCCCACTTCTCGCCTTTGGCCGCTGTACCTAGTGCCATTTTCAGTGTTTGGCATAATATATCAGGTTCCGTTCTAGCCTATATCTTCAGTCGTATGAAAGATAAGAAAAATGTAAGGACCGTTAAAAATAATTCGATAAAAGCAGACGCATCATAA